The genomic DNA ATTCACTAAAATACCCATCAATGTTTGCGGTAAGGTAAAGGTTATCTTGAGAGGCAAATATCGGATGGTCATTCTCAATATATGCGGCATTTGTCCAGCAGGATTGGTCCTGCCTCCAGCCATAGCCACCAAGGTTTCCTGGCAATGCCCTAAATTCCTCCCCATATTGCTGGGAGAAGCAGATTATGGTTCCTCCTTGGTTTGCATAGGATTCAAGTTGTTCCTTGAATACCCTTGAGTTTTCCTTGCCGGCTAAACCTCCTGAGGGGATAATAAGGATGGAATGGTCATCTACCTCAGGAACATCCCGATGTATAGCATAGGGAATTTCAAGGTTTTGCAAAAGCATCCCACATTCTGGATAGAGCCCTTTGTTAAGCATAGCAATATCTGCCTCCCCTTGTGGCTTAAGGTAGGGATGGATTGCGCTAACATCTAGGGTATCATCAGGATGGTCAGGCTCTGGAGGTTCGGGAGGATCTCCATCATCGTCATCATTATCTTCATCGCCACAGCCACCAGAGCCTCCACCACCGCCCCCGCCTCCAGAGGCACCATTAAAACCTGGGGAAGGAGAAATATCGCAGTAGTCTTGCTCATCCTCGTCAGGGCACTCATCAGCCAGGGTATGGATAGGAAAAAGAAAGGCAAAAAGAAGTAAAAGAAAGGAAAAGATAAGTTTGGTCATTTTTTTTCTTGAGATTAAGCTTTTTTCTAAAAAAAGGAGTCTCATAAACACCACTATAAACATTGGACGAATTATTTCAATATAGATTCCTTTGAATTCAAATAGACAAAATACAAGGATTAGATAACCCATAAGCAGAATAATTGTAATAATGATGCTTTTTAGAGGGGAAAAGAAAGAAGAAGCCAATCCTGTTATTACACCAAGAAGAATACAAATAATAATCATCAAATGTTTTTCTATCGGGAAAATGAAATTACCTTTTATGATGCTGTAAATGATATTGGCGTGAAATTCTGCCCTTGGCATAATGAGTTCAATAGAGGTTGGGACAGTGTCAAAGAGAGGAGGATAACTTCCCCCAATTAAAACAATCTTATTTTTAAAATACTCTGCTGGAATTTCCCTTTTTAAAACCATATGAAAAGGAAATTTACGAACCGAGGAAAGCTTATAGTTTATAAAAGTTTTTCCTTCTCTATCAATAGGGATTTTTATCTTACCCATATCAATGAATTTGTTTTTAACTATTTTTATATCTTCTTTCTTTATCCCTAGATAATCACAGGTTAATTGAAATGCAAGGAAAGGGTATATCTCACCCATATAAGGCATCAAATATTGAATCTTTCTGACAATACCGTCTATATCAGTATAAATATTGATATGCCCAATCCTTGCTGTCTTTTTCAAAACAGGTTCTATTGGCACATACACAGAATCATTTTCTTCCCATTCAAAAATAGGTTCTTCTTTAGCTGGTATATCCTCATCTGCTGGATAATATGCACAATTTTCTCCGTAAGAAAATCTCTTTAATAACTCTGGAACATCAGGAAAAGTATTTGTTCCCCAAGACTCTCTATTGTAGAAGAAAATAGAATGACATACATTTCTTGCCCTTTCTGTTGCATTAGCTAATTCTTGGTCTCCTTCAGGAAAGATTGTGCTTTTCTCAGGAAAAAGCATATCAAAGCCAATAGTCTTTGCTCCGCCTTGGTTCAAATAATCAATTACATTAGCGTAATAGACCCTTGTTCCTCCTTTCATTTGTCCAAATTGCCGTATTGTTTCGTCGTCAATATCTATAATTACAATATCTTCAAAGATTTTAACCCTATTTTGAAAATTAAACCTGAAGTCTAATGTGTCTAATTCAAATAACTCAAAGATTGGCAATATATAGGAAATTTCACAAAGTAAAATAGAAAGAAGTATGGTGATGGCTATATTTTTTATATTTTTTACCCATATTTCCATTTCATAGCAAACCTCCTCCTGTTTTAGCTTTTTGCTCCATAACATTGCACCAAGAAAGCCTCCTAAAGAGGTCATCAGGGTAAAAATAACAATAGAAAATGGGAATAGAGTATCAATCTTTTCTTTCAGATGATGGTTAAAAAATCCAGCTTCAAAACAAAGTCCTACTAAACTACCCATTATTGTCCCTCCTATCAAGACACTAAAAAACATTCCTATTGTGCTGAAAGAGATAAGCTTAAATTTTACTACCAATATTTTATTGCTTATCAATATACCAAGGATTAATCCACAAAGGCTTACTAATAATCCAAGAAGAATTAATGTAATCTCAGATTCAAGCTTAACTATATTCAATGGCCCTATATAAATAAAACACCATAGGAACCAAGTAGTTAAACAACCAGTAATTAACGGAAAAGATATAAGTTTTTGTATTTTTAAAGAATGTTTTCTAAAAAACACCCCTATTGCAATCCCTATTATTGGGAGACCAAAAATTATTATTAAGTTCGCTAAGTGCTGTCCCATCTTACTTCTTATTTTTTACGGTCATTTTCTTCTGGAGGAGGTATGGGAGGAGCAGGTCCAGGTTCATTTGGACCACGAAACCCTTTATCTGGCGGAGGTTGGAACGGAGAAAATGCACATTTAAGCCCGCATCCTACAGAACAAACTACTTTCACTATGCTTTTAAGTGGTTCATCACATCGATGTTCACGACGACAATCCCAATAACATTCTATATAACATTCAGAAGATTGAGGGAATATCATCTCCCATAATCCCATTGGATCAATCCAATTTACAGGGTTATTATGAACATAAGCATATAAATACAATGTTTGAGGGTCATAAAGCATATTCTTCTTGATTCCTTGATAACTCAACAACCCTGCCCCTTTAATGGGAAATGTATTTGCCCCAGGGCAGGTAGGGCAGGATGGGGGACGAAGGATGGGGTCGGTTGAAATAAACCTTCCTACGCTTGGGTCATAGTATCTTGCCCTGTAGTAGTAAAGGTTTAGTTTGGGTTCGTATTCCCTTGCGGTAAAGAGAAAGGGATTAGGGATTGAGGATGAGCCAAAAGGTATTCCAAAGGCGTCGTAATTATAAGATGAAACAATGTTTTTGTCTTTGTCGGTGATAAAGATTACCGAGCCTAAGCCATCAAGGTGGTAGAAATAGCTTTGGGTTCCTATTCTTACTGAGATTGGGTTGTCAATGCCAAGGCCAAAGGTATATCTTGCCTTGAGGGTGCCTTGAGGGTCATATTCAGCAATTAGATCTTGGTCATCATAGAGAAAGATGGAATTATCCTTAGCGATTCTTTTTCCTAATGGGCAATAGGTAAAGGTTTGGGTTGATTTGTCAGGATAGGTTATTTGAGTTAGCCGATTTTCATAATCATAGGTATAGGATGTATTGTCTTTCTTAACCAGATTGCCATTGCTGTCATAGAAATAGCTTATTGCTCCACAAGAAGCTAAAAAATTATTCATAGTTTTTTTGATAAAGAATTTAGATTTCTTAATTTTCTTAAAAAGAACAGTGTTTGAGTAGACCATTTTGTGAATAATGTATGAGTTTTTTTATTAGGTTTTTTACATTCTATACAAAAATATTTTGTTCCTTCTTCATCTTTAAAAGCATTTAAGCAAAGGTTGCAAAATAGTTTATTACAGAGAAAACACATTCCACCTTGTTCAGGAGAAAATTTTATTCCACATCCATTACATTCAAATTCAGTAATATCTTCCATAG from bacterium includes the following:
- a CDS encoding CHASE2 domain-containing protein, which gives rise to MNIVKLESEITLILLGLLVSLCGLILGILISNKILVVKFKLISFSTIGMFFSVLIGGTIMGSLVGLCFEAGFFNHHLKEKIDTLFPFSIVIFTLMTSLGGFLGAMLWSKKLKQEEVCYEMEIWVKNIKNIAITILLSILLCEISYILPIFELFELDTLDFRFNFQNRVKIFEDIVIIDIDDETIRQFGQMKGGTRVYYANVIDYLNQGGAKTIGFDMLFPEKSTIFPEGDQELANATERARNVCHSIFFYNRESWGTNTFPDVPELLKRFSYGENCAYYPADEDIPAKEEPIFEWEENDSVYVPIEPVLKKTARIGHINIYTDIDGIVRKIQYLMPYMGEIYPFLAFQLTCDYLGIKKEDIKIVKNKFIDMGKIKIPIDREGKTFINYKLSSVRKFPFHMVLKREIPAEYFKNKIVLIGGSYPPLFDTVPTSIELIMPRAEFHANIIYSIIKGNFIFPIEKHLMIIICILLGVITGLASSFFSPLKSIIITIILLMGYLILVFCLFEFKGIYIEIIRPMFIVVFMRLLFLEKSLISRKKMTKLIFSFLLLLFAFLFPIHTLADECPDEDEQDYCDISPSPGFNGASGGGGGGGGSGGCGDEDNDDDDGDPPEPPEPDHPDDTLDVSAIHPYLKPQGEADIAMLNKGLYPECGMLLQNLEIPYAIHRDVPEVDDHSILIIPSGGLAGKENSRVFKEQLESYANQGGTIICFSQQYGEEFRALPGNLGGYGWRQDQSCWTNAAYIENDHPIFASQDNLYLTANIDGYFSE
- a CDS encoding RHS repeat-associated core domain-containing protein, yielding MNNFLASCGAISYFYDSNGNLVKKDNTSYTYDYENRLTQITYPDKSTQTFTYCPLGKRIAKDNSIFLYDDQDLIAEYDPQGTLKARYTFGLGIDNPISVRIGTQSYFYHLDGLGSVIFITDKDKNIVSSYNYDAFGIPFGSSSIPNPFLFTAREYEPKLNLYYYRARYYDPSVGRFISTDPILRPPSCPTCPGANTFPIKGAGLLSYQGIKKNMLYDPQTLYLYAYVHNNPVNWIDPMGLWEMIFPQSSECYIECYWDCRREHRCDEPLKSIVKVVCSVGCGLKCAFSPFQPPPDKGFRGPNEPGPAPPIPPPEENDRKK